Below is a genomic region from Eupeodes corollae chromosome 1, idEupCoro1.1, whole genome shotgun sequence.
tcttgggctgtggttgtttctggtgttgctgctgtttctgctgctgctgtttctgctgctgctgtttctgctgctgctgtttctgctgctgctgtttctgctgctgctgtttctgctgctgctgttgttgctgctgctgttgttgttgctgcacTGCTTTCGTTGAGGTTGATGGGCCCTCAACATCTGGGTCTGCCACTGCTGATTTCGGTTTTTTCTTTTCCTCCGCTCCTGTGTTCTTGGAAGCGGGTTTGGGTTGagtttgtttttgctgctgtggttttttttgctgctgttgtttttgttgcagttgCCGTTGCGCTGCTTCTTGTTGTCGGCGCGCTTCCTGCTTCAGCTTAAGTTGGCTGAGGAGTGGCTCCATTTCCTCCTTTAGTTTCCTCAAGCTGTCTTCGAACTTACTGATGGCTGCCTGTTTAGTTTGCAGGGCCGCCATCAGTGAATTttcttcttggaggatttggtcCACCTCCACCTCCATCGATTTATTTGTTGACGgttctggctccgataggatctTGTTCCAAATTGGGAGATTGCCTCTTTCTCTTCACTGTTACACAGTGGTCCGATGTATGGTCTGATTGTGTTTCGGTGATTTTTTGTACCGCTGCTTGCACAACACTAACATCACCTGATATATTGGCAGGGGTTCCTCCCCTtctccatttgctttttttcccaatctataaaagcttctttatttttggtgcactccgcacgggattcgaacccacgacccttggcGTTGTGatgccactttttttttttttttaaattcatttttatttactcaatcttaaacctatcttaaagctagacaaaaattcataaaagtagCTTAATTAtcaataacttacaactaacttaatgttcccatacggacactctaagttaaactataactcTAACTACTAATGCTTTTCAGCCCTAGGATCTTTTTtacttctatttaaattttatttattttgtatttattagaaaattatgagaaaaaactaatatcaaggtccttttttatttttacttaacttaaactacctattctacctataaactacttaaaactagaacaaacacagcagcaaatctaacattttttgtttttatatttttttgtcttttttatgtttttttcttaatatttttttatattccatgttttttttgtttttgtttttttaattttttttttgtatttttttttgtgccaccatgcctattctacttaaaactaaacccttatactattaaacaagtatgtaagccggccaaggcttgaaactccatcccgactacccaatatcaagtgccgattgaagccaccaaaactggttctcctgcttcaccctatcagttcggtcccgttcggacacagccctactgaaccgaaggagctctgcttcaCCTTgcgccatgacgtcccgattgtacaggagtcgcctatccacggttcttcgtctgacgtggtagattaacggaactgccaatctattctgtatcagaccgcatctatctaaaaagaggaatggctctgggggaatgaagccgctcaagcgtgcactctcaaaatacttgtcgttcggatagaacgccccgaaaattaaattgttggtcgaagacatagctcttgcaatgtgacctcgaacgagttttatcacgaaattgtcaattctgttgattcgagccccgttgtataggacctcgttggaatagtaatgcacataagcaGATTCGACTGTTCGAAGtaaccggtacagcgtcgtaaacactgtcgctcgaacacccgaaacttctccatctgggaaggggcaacgttgaaccatacagAACAACCATAagcgatcattggccgtatgagggccatgtagcaaattaccttcactctggggtcaagccgactgctaaaaaacagccgtttcgtcagagcaaaggctcccCTGGCCCTGTTCAGAGCaccatttatatgtctgtcgaaatataaatactgatctaaccagataccgaggtacttcactacacttttgctcgctaatggctgcccatgaagatcaacgatgaccatcttgcgcaaattcttacacgtatccctcgtggccctagccaacggagtctgaaccagaattgtctctgacttctggacatttattttcagtttccagtcgtcgcaatatcgctgaatcttgtcgaaatcacgctgcaagagaattctaataacctcaacctttcgtgccgttctgtacgcaattagatcgtcggcgtacgtaattgaatttgtaaaactacctatcagatcgctggtgtaaatgctgaagagaatcggcgaattcaccgctccctgttgaacaccatttttaattgtgaatgttgtggtagaatttacattgccacttttgccaacaaactttctaccgttaagcatatcataaagtatgtacaacaatggcttgcttatgccaagcctgctcagttttaggtaaagaccctctaaccatacggtgtcaaaggccttttccaaatcaaccagaacagcacctgtgcattgttgttttgatttatttcattggatatcagaaacgagtttagacgcaacatgaattgtgtcatgacccgccttgaacccgaactgtttatccggaattattgtGTTGTCCGTGTTGTGTtattagtcagagccctattaatgaatttttcgaaaactttgctgatgctcggaagaagacttatcgaccgaagatttgacgggttggagttgtcctttccctttttcgggagaggatgaaccacagcggtcttccaatgcactggataatatgcattattcagtgcattgttgaggagtgtggtgtatatgtcaattgcttccatcggtaaatgtcttagtacaacgttggatataccatcgacacatgctgactttttgttttttatggaattgaagatgagctgaagctcaaccttcgtcactaacaagggacttggtttcggatcttcaattatataaaagacatcgtcaaagatggcttcctctggatctatttgcgctgtcctgagtacgtctctgttctcttcagttctttggagtttaagacacggaaggtcattgtcgtttttttcctgaatatcttgttgatttcggggaacataccagggtcactcgaattaactgaccgtatcttgcggtcccagtacttgttaattgataacctgtagttctccttaatcaacagattgacattttttattgacgatttcagtgtcctaacctccaagtcgtgtgggtctgtaagtcgtctgtacaagtttttgagtcttgtcagtaagccactcttgtgcctacgtagtgcgtcaatagtcgcgtttctgtaagcgtccatttggtcccggtctttgtactttggaattgtccgttctattgttcgttttattgtttcgtccatctgttgtaaatgttggtcaatttctgtatttgtaaGGTTTCTGTTATTTGGTGGGGCTATgccactcgaacgaagttctctagctaaggcgttggtgaaacgaggccaacgcatcttactgtaattataagaatgcgttgcaacgtattcctccaactccacgcgttcgttcggaatctgcattacagcagccagtccgcagtgatcactgtcgtactcgactgtctgtaagcagtttcgagggtgattaaccactttgtctgttactgtcagtctagtgtcgtacagcaaaagatccagaaaggagtcggttcttggatacgatggcttttcggtagccagcaggtcgacgccatattcaacgctgtaaagattcatcaaatgattacctctgggattactatgttgatttccccaatcttcatgttttgcgttcaaatcaccggccaagatgaaatagttttcttataagttcagtttaagttccctaaaaagaatctcgagttttgaagcaaagtaagtaacctgcggagctccagccgcataagccgcaatcatatacatccacttcccttgagagagagagatgcatacaacgcaaacttctagcgtcttgagcttccgcaattcattgttatatacgactttataattaatgccttttcgtataaagagtggagtccccttgagtggagtcgggccggtctcttcttacgatattgtaattttttccgGAAGCCACCTCCACTGGGCTACCGATTGGTTATtttaaatagctgcaaactgcCTTCTTAATTCTCAAACACTACAAATGcactttatttaattaactaTTTATTACTTCTCACTTtgaaagtcaaagaacgactgattgttcggacgccacctccaccgactatttatataaaacagtGGCTCAATGCCAACTTAGCCACTGCtcaaacacttttaaatttaaattgcaaatagaaagaaaattaatttacactTCTTCACTCgctggaagtcaaagaacgactgtaCGATAACTAAGGCGataaagtttaatgacggatttgtatagaacagttaaaaacaataagttTTCACTATGGAAGCGGAGTCTATTTTCCCCGTTTAGGCgttaggggcaatttaaaaaattatgtaggtacgttaaatggaaaaaataatggcaATACTTACAAATAAGTTTTATACAAGTTTTTATAGCtaacacttttgtctattagcttgttttaaaTCGAgtcaaaactatgaaaattcaaaatgtcatCAAATATGGTTAAACAAAGAACTTATGGTTTCTTATACATGAATCACTTATTAGGAAAACAACATGTTCCTACGTGATTATATGGAAAtgtaacataatatttaatagCATGTTTATGACCGAGAGGATCGTGCTTATTgctaattattatattttggttcatattttctaattaCTGATGGAACAGACGTGTGCTAATTTGCatagttcttgaaaaaagctgttttaaactcaaaatttgggcaaaaaaaatgtacaaagagCCTTAgagtgtaatttttaaaactttaagattaacTAATATTGCTTTTAGAATTCATTgctcatatttgttttttataaaaaactgaaaattaaatgattttatgtattctggttcttgaaattattttttccttgcgtagtcttattttgataataataagCGAATATGGATTAAGGTATACCTGTGATGAATTGTTTTCGTCTTAAatccagcttatttaaatgcacgtataatacacttttcaatttaataaaaagctatAATTGTCTGAACAAGGTGTTTGTTGTATTATACaaagaaaacttgaaatatattaGCAAAAATAATGTgtaacactgttttttttttaatttaaatgtaatataaAAAGTTCTGATCCATGTACAATTATAGGTTCAAAtaattatcttttttgaatattacaaTAACTCTTTTCTTCGAATTTAAGAACGACGACTATTTCATAAAAGTATTTTGATAATTACAAAGCAGAGaccaagttttaacaatttcactATAAGTTAAGTctctcaattaaaaaaaataatgaaagtgTGACATCATATAAACATCACCCATAACCAGAGATGGCAGAAATGCGATTTTTTGATTTACTCCATTTGTTACGTCTGCTACATAAATGAGGTAGTTAATGTAGTTAAATGTAGTTAATGTAGTTAAATGTAGTAGACGTACCGGTAAACGTCAAAAAgtagtttgaaatgtccatTTAACCACCAAATTGACATATTgcatcaaaaagatcaaaaagTGTGAAAACCTAACTCTCGAAAATTCGGTACAGGCTTAGCCAAgaacattctaaaaaattgaTAGATATCATAAACTCTTTACTCTTAAAATGAAcgacaaaattaaaacagatgataattaaataaaaaagatgattaataaattttagatATTTCTTTCACAAAACTTCGAATTAATTGATTTAGTTCATTTACGCAACATATTTGGTTGTTATGTATAGTTCAGTGTTTTTCACTCGTTAATAACATATTTGCTTATTTCTTGGAGGTGAGTTTGAAAACGACAACAATTATACATTTGCTGCTTCATCTTCCACTTCAGCTGGTCACAGCTATACAAGTCTAACATGATTTTAGTCAATCTGCGTAAGGATCCCTCTTGCAAAACAATCACCGACAAACACCTCATGccacaaggtggattctttgaGTTCGTTTCGTCGCCTCATATGCTCTTCAAAGTTGTTATGTACATGGCTATCTCTGGGGTAATTCCAGGCAGTAGCACTTGGGCTTAAATCGTCATTAGGGTAATTGTCAATCAGGTTAATTTGCAGGCAAATCATCGcttgagtttctttttttaactttgtttgtATCGTTTGCAGACTGAAAATGCTTGGTTTACGCACAGATAGCACAGAGAGAATTTAAAGAACTATCCAAAGAGACGTTATCCAGacgttaaaaattgaatatggaacTTTAAAAACGGATACATTCCAtaatctaataataataattaagtgcAATAGTTTTTAAGCATTTCCACAATTACTTTCATTTTGATTCCTTGTCAGGTGCTATTTCTTaagttaaacaaacaaaaataagacttgtacattataaaaatacaaacattggaactcacatggacgtgttcttataagtatttttaatttttactaaaaagtgtgaatgcaaagttcttactcacacttcaagggtATCAGGAAGGTATAAACGATTCCTGAAGTACATTATTGTTCGCAGGAAACGACCACCAAAGATATGAGGAAGGGaggacatctttggtggaataatcggaaaaatAGCCTACACGACTAAACTTCCCATAACGGATTCAGGCGACACTTCGGAGACGAGATGTTGATGGTGGACTTGAAATTTCAAAGCTGTACaaatagaggaaatatattaattAGAGTCCAGACCAgtacccgtcctacctgaaacaccctcaaattcTATTCGggtgaactctctcaaattcgctatcggtgaatacatgtgggtggtgaaaaaaagcaaaacttgGGATTGggctacaaaaaaaatttagggAATTTTTGTGACTTGTCAAAAATGACAtaatttttccatatttaatataatttgacatttcttagaGCAAAAACCTTTATAATGAAGAGAGTATACACAAGTTCACTTCAATGAATAAAAAGTACCTATTTCAAATTGCAGTGAAGGAGGTGCAACaataatcgatttattttataatttgtgtttttattttagatccTGCCAATAACATACCATAATGCAGGAAGCAACTTTTCTGAAGGAATCTGGAAGACAAACCAAACAAGGTGCTCATTTACAGGTAAGTATTTATAGTATatctttatatatgaaaattttAGTAATCTCAGGAGCAAAAACATTTAGGGTGACCATACGCCGAGTCGTTGGCgctagtatcgaaagtggagaaattcagcgggagcgagagaaaaatatattagatttgttttagattttcagGAGTTgatatgtaggtatgtacagtatttttaaatatgtccaaataatttcaataatttgataaTTGGAATTTGTGTCTTTTATTTATGTTCCAATCCTACTATTGTTATgttattgtaataaataaatgtaaacaataCACATTAGAGGGGTTAAACAAGATGCAAATGTTGTTTATATGTAGGTACCAACATATATGTTGTTTTCTGTTGTAGGTACCTTTTATACAATTTGGTCAGCTCGTCTATTTTAAGATGTGTGACTTTTAAAGATatccaattaaaagttttttttacttatgaACTTATTAAGTATATTTTCGTAAATGTAATGTCGAGAGTACCATGAGAGTGGTTGCAAATCACTTTTCTTGGTAGGGTCAATATACGTTACTCCTCCCTGCCTTAAATCTGAAGTCTCCGGCTTcatattgtttacattttttattgttttatttttttaatttcaataataaaaaagtaacaacaccaattttgcttaaaattaatACTAAAGTTAGACTTATATTTTAGCCATACGTTATTTTCTTATGATAGTGtagttcttttatttcttctaaatttttaacattttgcataattattttattaaaatcaattggtttaacaaacatttcattatttttatttgatggatacaaatatttatctggtataattattgtttctttattacaaaattaatttgttttattgttaacgaacagttattataattaattaaataatttcctgTTAATGTAATATTTCTTTGatcacaattttgccaaattacttctttatacatatttttaagtaaTAGAGTTTTGTCATCTATTTCTTCAATGGTTGTTAAATAATTGCATGTTAAGTAACATGAATTtgtaataatacaatttttacttttcttcagATTTTCAATAAGTGAATTTTCTtcgtatttatatattttttcatctaTTTCTACAATCATGTcttctttttcattaatttacaaATGATTGGTGTTTggtattgattttataatttgtaattcTGTTCGTATAAAATTTACCGGTATTTTGATGGCGAAtattaataaatcatttttatattgcATAACTCCTgcttttaaaagtttaactgTAGGAAAatcaatgttatttttttccagttcttCCAAAGTAAGCATACTTGGATGAATAATATTGTTCTTAGCGGCCATTATGTTATCAAGAATTTGATTTactttgttttccaaaaatctaAGCTTAATTGACTGTTCtaaaactattattttgtaGTTTAAATTACGAATAAATTCATTTGTTGTGTTGTATGATTCTAAGATTTTAGTTCTATCACTTTCTATTATAAGTTTCAAATTGGATAAAGATTTATTGTAAtgttcatttatttgtatttgtttattaagaTTGTTGATAGAATTATGGTTATTTTCATCAGTTATTTTGAGATGTTCAAGTATTTCTTCACGATCTGAATCGTCCATTGTACCAAATAACCATTTTTGTACTCTACTAACAATATCTCTCTCTTTTCCCTATTTGATCTGCTTAATGTTCTGagttaactttttattaatcgtattttatgatcaaaaatctgtttatcttctatttttaaaagtgcTATGTGTAAAATAGTGTCTGTATCATTAACTATATCTACTTGTCTGCTTCTTATTTTCGTGTATCCGTTCTCTTCTGGTATGGGATGAACCTGTAACAACCCTTGTACTGAGGTTATCATTATGAACAGcatcattattatctgtaaatttaggttttcttttaatgtttattaaatgtacatttttgaacCGAATTTCCTATAATATGGTTTGTCCTTATGCCTAACtctcttataattttttatataacctTTAGTTCTGTTTTCTACATACTTTTccctacttttatttatttttgtaatatttttaatttttttattgtttctacTAATTTTTGCATAGTCAAAGTGTCATTTATTCTGTAAGCCTGTCTTGGAGTCATTTCTATAGTGGAATGAATCCTGTCACTGTAGTTTCCAATTGCTTTTTGGATCTTTTGTTCAAGTGTCATTTCTTCTTCAATCgcttgaattttttcaattaatgtcGATTGAAGCCTTTCAACATCAGCATTTCCATTAAGACTATTTAGTTTAGTCCAATGTACTTCAATGTTCTTGTCGTTTAAGAATTGAATAAGTTGTTCTGATTTAAATTCGTTATCcatgataattttatttggtttatcAAAACTAGCTAAATATCCTTCTAAAATAGCTGTCTTTGTAACCCAATTCCTATCATTTATTAAATAAGCAACAGAAAATTAAGTTAGCTTATCAATAATAGTAACGAAAGTTTGTTTACAATAGTGGAAAATATCAATATGAACGATATCGCTTTTAGCTTTTGGTGTTTCTTTTATATTCATAATTCCTATCG
It encodes:
- the LOC129944020 gene encoding ataxin-8-like, yielding MAALQTKQAAISKFEDSLRKLKEEMEPLLSQLKLKQEARRQQEAAQRQLQQKQQQQQQQQQQQQQQQQQKQQQQKQQQQKQQQQKQQQQKQQQQKQQQHQKQPQPKKEVVPSIMTYWVYIQDI